The proteins below are encoded in one region of Gopherus flavomarginatus isolate rGopFla2 chromosome 12, rGopFla2.mat.asm, whole genome shotgun sequence:
- the LOC127033325 gene encoding zinc finger protein 84-like, with amino-acid sequence MWENYETVTSLGFPIPKPDLIARLERGEELWIPDLQACKEKEIPRGTRTAGDESVSEKEEGNRHEDVPGAVEPQGTFEGRAEGNLSQCLEEGEAWGNWHRSERLLENHPEKKMNETVIYGGEDKDPTAQQTNPQEEKPYHCLQGGEQFILRSQLVTHQTVHTGEKPHKCLDCGKSFSRSSHLIGHWRTHTGERPYKCLDCGKSFTESSHLIRHQRTHTGDKPHQCLHCGKSFIQKTDLLSHQTIHTGEKPYKCLDCGKSFNNRSNLTKHRQIHTRERPYKCLDCGESFSHKSDLTEHWRIQRGERPYKCLDCGKSFTQRSGLVTHQRIHTGEKPYKCLDCGKSFTHRSARNRHQTIHTGERPHKCLECGNNFTRRSALITHQATHTGERPHKCLDCGKSFPHRSSLVRHQASHTGERPYKCLDCGKSFMHRSNLILHQRIHTGYKPHECLACGKSFSKSSNLTKHRKTHKGESNPMNSLTAGKDSIQAHTSVIQTTEGP; translated from the exons ATGTGGGAGaattatgagactgtgacctcacTGG GATTTCCCATTCCCAAACCTGACCTGATCGCCcggctggaacgaggggaagagctgTGGATCCCCGATCTCCAGGCCTGCAAGGAAAAAGAGATACCAAGAGGCACCCGCACAG caggtgATGAGAGTGTGAgtgagaaggaggaggggaatCGTCATGAGGATGTTCCTGGGGCAGTGGAACCACAGGGGACCTTTGAGGGAAGAGCTGAAGGGAATTTATCCCAGTGCTTGGAAGAGGGAGAAGCCTGGGGAAATTGGCACAGGTCAGAGAGGCTGCTGGAAAACCACCCAGAGAAGAAAATGAATGAAACTGTTATATATGGAGGTGAAGACAAGGATCCCACAGCCCAGCAGACAAATCCCCAGGAAGAGAAACCCTATCACTGCCTCCAGGGTGGGGAACAATTCATTCTGAGATCACAGCTCGTTACACATCAAACAGTCCATACTGGAGAGAAACCCCATAAGtgcctggactgtgggaaaagttttagcCGTAGCTCACACCTCATTGGACATTGGAGGacccacacaggggagagaccctataaatgcctcGACTGTGGGAAGAGTTTCACTGagagctcacaccttattagACATCAGAGGACTCACACTGGAGATAAACCTCATCAGTGTctgcactgtgggaaaagtttcatccAGAAAACAGACCTTCTGTCACATCAGacaatccacacgggagagaagccctataaatgcttggactgtgggaaaagcttcaataacCGCTCAAACCTTACTAAGCATCGGCAGATCCACACAAGAgagaggccctataaatgccTGGACTGTGGGGAAAGTTTCAGCCACAAATCAGACCTTACTGAACACTGGCGAATCCAGAGGGGAGAAAGACCCTATAAATGCCTCgattgtgggaaaagtttcacacaGAGATCAGGCCTGGTTAcacaccagagaatccacacaggagaaaaaccctataagtgcttggactgtgggaaaagtttcacacaCAGATCGGCCCGTAATAGACATCagacaatccacacaggagagagaccccataagtgcttggaGTGTGGGAACAATTTCACACGGAGATCAGCCCTTATTACACATCAGGCAACCCACACAGGcgagagaccccataagtgcttggactgtgggaaaagtttcccaCACAGATCATCCCTTGTTAGACACCAGGCGAGCCACACGGGAGAAAGACCCTATAAATGTctcgactgtgggaaaagtttcatgcaCAGATCAAACCTCATcttacatcagagaatccacacaggctaTAAACCTCATGAATGCCTTgcttgtgggaaaagcttcagtaagAGCTCAAACCTCACTAAACATCGGAAAACCCACAAGGGTGAGAGCAACCCTATGAATAGCTTGACTGCGGGAAAAGATTCAATCCAAGCTCACACTTCAGTGATACAGACAACAGAGGGACCTTGA